In the Topomyia yanbarensis strain Yona2022 chromosome 3, ASM3024719v1, whole genome shotgun sequence genome, one interval contains:
- the LOC131687854 gene encoding uncharacterized protein LOC131687854 has protein sequence MLPVSSGNSDNSGLIIYYQNIGGMNGVITEYNLAISDNVYDMYVFTETWLNSNTLSKQIFGSSVYRQDRNNDNSSKQSGRGVLIACSTKFKSRLVSLSNCGSIEQTWIALTLTHCTLYICVLYIPPDRVNDADLIDQPLHSLSLITDQIGFNDRIIILGDFNLPGIKWVRSSSNYLYPDANSSTKAPATSKLLDDYNTGGLVQLNDNRNSNNRLLDLCFASQELSNTCTITVAPSPLVKTCRHHPPLLMAISEGTPAVFNNADETTYYDFRNGKFDAMNQFLTSLNWSSLLSNCDYNSAAMLWTHITLYAIDQFVPKNTRREPIHPQWSNQTLKGYKRAKRSALKKLTKHPSLHLRAHYLHLNNRYKRLNKALYFAYLRRIQNNLKTNPKCFWNHVNEQRNETGLPTHMILDDVQSSTLPDICSLFRTHFSSVFTEETLTNEQVSEAARNVPVRSAIGSHPIITCDMVSTACSKLKLSSNSGPDGIPSVVLF, from the coding sequence ATGTTACCAGTCAGCTCGGGTAATTCAGACAACTCTGGTTTAATCATCTATTACCAGAATATCGGGGGCATGAACGGTGTTATTACTGAATACAATTTGGCAATTTCTGACAACGTTTATGACATGTATGTATTCACTGAAACTTGGCTAAACAGTAATACTttatcaaaacaaatttttggtagCTCGGTATACAGGCAAGATCGAAACAATGATAATAGTAGCAAACAGAGTGGTAGGGGCGTACTGATCGCCTGCAGCACAAAATTCAAATCCCGTCTGGTGTCTCTTTCTAACTGCGGTAGCATTGAGCAAACCTGGATCGCTCTCACACTTACACACTGTACACTGTATATTTGTGTGCTTTACATTCCACCTGATCGCGTTAACGATGCCGATCTAATTGATCAACCTTTGCATTCTCTTTCATTGATCACTGATCAAATTGGTTTCAATGATAGGATAATTATATTAGGCGACTTCAATCTCCCTGGTATCAAATGGGTCCGCAGCTCTTCAAATTATTTATATCCTGATGCAAATAGTtctacaaaagcaccagctacttcAAAACTCCTAGATGATTACAACACTGGCGGTCTAGTTCAAttgaatgataatagaaacagtaaCAATCGCTTGCTAGATCTATGCTTTGCCAGTCAAGAGTTATCGAATACTTGTACCATAACCGTTGCTCCTTCCCCGCTAGTTAAAACTTGTCGTCATCATCCTCCCCTTCTAATGGCTATTTCGgaaggtactcccgccgttttCAATAATGCCGACGAGACAACATACTACGACTTCAGAAATGGAAAATTTGATGCCATGAATCAATTTCTGACATCACTAAACTGGAGCTCTCTATTATCCAACTGCGACTACAACTCTGCAGCTATGTTATGGACGCACATAACATTATATGCTATCGACCAGTTCGTACCAAAAAACACCCGTCGTGAACCAATCCATCCCCAATGGTCCAATCAAACTCTGAAAGGCTATAAACGTGCCAAACGGTCCGCACTTAAGAAACTCACGAAGCATCCCTCTCTTCATTTAAGAGCGCATTATTTGCACCTTAACAACCGCTACAAGCGATTGAATAAAGCCCTCTATTTTGCCTACCTTCGTCGCATCCAGAATAATCTGAAAACTAACCCTAAATGCTTCTGGAACCACGTCAACGAACAGAGAAATGAAACTGGACTACCAACTCACATGATACTCGATGACGTTCAATCATCTACTTTGCCCGACATATGCAGCTTATTCCGAACGCACTTCAGCAGTGTTTTCACTGAAGAAACATTAACCAATGAACAGGTTTCTGAGGCTGCCAGAAACGTCCCTGTTCGTTCTGCAATTGGATCCCATCCTATTATTACATGTGACATGGTAAGCACAGCATGTTCTAAGCTAAAATTATCGTCAAACTCTGGTCCCGATGGAATTCCATCTGTAGTACTGTTCTAG